The nucleotide sequence AGACTCCATCTCCATCACTATCTTTTTTAGACTTCACATCGTCATCATATTTTAAGTGAGAGCCAATACTAGCCTTTACAAAGTCGTTTACAGTAAGGTTGATGTTTAATTGCCAGTCTACATCTACATTTCCAAATTTATTCAGGTAGTCTGAATATAAACTTAATTGATTTTCGACATTAATATTCTCAAACACCTCTTTAGTAAATCCACTTGTAAACAGAAAACCAAATTCTGTACGCACATTTTCCCCTTCTTCGATGATGTTACCTTCCTCATCTCTAATTGCCGGTCTTACCCCAAACATTCCTTCATTAGAAAGCCTTTGATCTAATACAAATGTAGATTTTTGAGTTACAGGAGAAATATACAGCGTAAGATCTTCTTTTGGATCTGTATATTCAGAACCAATCCCTAGAAACATATACCCCGGAGCCATAAATTTAGAAATAGGTTTTTCTGTATCTGGATATTGATATCCGTTGGAGAATTGAGTATTAAAATTGAATTTAGCAGAATAACGCCAGTTAGAGGTAGAATCTCGACGATAACCAAATGTAGAATTCACAATTAACTGATCGTCTGTTTTTCTAGTTTCTCGACCTTCTTGGGCATTTATCCCATAACGTAATGCAATATTAGATTTCCAAAGGGTATACTGCTTTTTATATTTACGTTCAAAATTACCATGAAACAAAGCTGAAATAGAATTGTTACCCCCAGCATTCCAATTCACAAATGCTACTTCGTTTAAGTTCACTCCCACCGCATTTTTTTGACTCCAAAGCAACACCACATCCTGATCTATAATTGCGGTGGTATCTACAGTAGTGGTGTCTACAGAAACTGTATCTAGCTTTAGTTTGGGGAATTTTCTTGCAAAAGCAGAATTTATAGAAATAAAAAAAGTTAAAAGCAATATCAAACCAAGGGTAGGGAGTCTTAAAGGCATCAATTTTTTAAAAGTTTTAGTCATAGATCTAAATGGTGAGTTATGGCAGCGATTATACTCTCAACGTCAATTTTTACAATTTCTTGTAATTCATCTAAACTTCCTTGCTCCACAAACTCATCTGGCACGCCCAATCTGGTAATCTTACCCTTGTAATTAAAGCGGGAAGCTAGCTCCAATACTGCAGAACCAAAGCCTCCTGCCAACACTCCATCTTCTACGGTTACAATATGTTCAAAATTATTAAAAATCTCCAAAAACAGATCTTCATCCAGAGGTTTTATGAATCTCGCATCATAATGAGCTACCCTATTCGCATCAGAAATTGCCTCTATAGCAATTCTTACATTTTCTTTTACGCTCCCTATGCTTACCACAGCCACATCACTCCCTGTTCTAATTCTAACACCTTTACCAAATGGGATCTTTACAAAATCTCTTTTCCAGTTCACATAATTCCCTCTACCTCTTGGGTATCTTATAACCAAAGGGCCCTCTAAGCCTAATTGAGCAGTATATAAAAGATTGCGCAATTCCAGTTCGTCTGATGGGGCTGCGATCACTAGATCTGGAATACATCTTAAAAAAGCGATATCAAAAACACCATGATGCGTAGCTCCGTCTTCCCCTACCAAACCAGCTCTATCCAAACAAAAGATCACCGGTAGATTTTGTAAAGCTACATCATGAATTACCTGATCATAAGCTCTTTGAAGGAATGTTGAATAGATATTGCAAAAAACCACGAACCCTTGAGTAGCCATTCCAGCAGCCAATGTTACAGCATGCTGTTCTGCAATTCCAACATCAAAAGCTCTATCTGGAAAAGCATCCATCATATATTTTAGAGAACTTCCTGTTGGCATTGCCGGAGTAATTCCTATGATCTTTTCATTCTCTCTGGCTAGTTCTACTAAGGTAAGTCCAAAAACATCCTGGTATTTAAAAGGAAGTCCGTTAGAATTGCTTGGAAGTAACTCACCTGTATCTGCAATAAATTTCCCCGGAGCATGATATTTCACCTGATCTTCTTCAGCCTGCTTTAAACCTTTTCCTTTGGTAGTGATAACATGCAGGAATTTAGGACCTTGAATATTTTTTAATTCTTCAAATACCTGAAGCAAACTTTTAAGATCATGACCATCTACCGGCCCATAATATTTAAAATTTAAAGCTTCTATTATATTATCCTGTGCTGGTTTTTTACCCACGGTGGCTTTGGTGAGATATTGTTTTAGAGCTCCTACACTAGGATCTATGCCTATAGCATTATCATTAAGCACTACTAAAAGATTAGCATTGGTTACTCCGGCATGATTCAATCCTTCAAAAGCCATTCCACTAGCTATAGAAGCATCCCCAATAACAGCTATATGTTGTTTCTTAGTTTCACCTTTTAAATTAGAAGCCAGTGCCATTCCTAAGGCTGCAGATATAGAGGTGGAAGAATGTCCTACTCCAAAAGTGTCGTAGATACTTTCCTCTCTTTTTGGAAATCCGCTAAGACCACCAAGACTTCTATTGGTATGAAAGCTATCTCTTCTCCCTGTTAAGATCTTGTGCCCGTATGCTTGATGTCCAACATCCCAAACCAATAAATCATCTGGAGTATTAAAAACATAATGCAAGGCTATGGTAAGTTCAACAACGCCTAAACTAGCACCCAAATGTCCTTCTTTGGTAGCTACAATATTTATAATGAACTTTCTAAGCTCCATGGCCAAAGCTTCAAGTTTCTCTTGTGGAAGTGCTCTAAGATCTGAAGGAGCATTAATAGAATCTAAAATACTTTTTGCCATAAAGCAAAGGTACATTTTGAAATTGTATTTTTGAAGATGCAATTAATTTTTGACGATAGCTATTTCATGAAAAAAGCCTTAGAAGAGGCTGAAATTGCTTTTGAACGAGGGGAAATCCCCGTTGGTGTGGTAGTGGTAATAGATAATAAGATCATTGCCAGGGGGCATAATCTTACCGAAATGCTGAATGATATTACGGCTCATGCAGAGATGCAGGCCATTACCTCTGCTGCCAATTATCTAGGAGGAAAATATCTAAAAGGTTGCACCATGTATGCGTCTTTAGAGCCATGCCAAATGTGTGCAGGAGCATTATACTGGAGCCAAATCTCTAATCTGGTTTTCGCCGCTAGCGATCATGATAGAGGTTATAGAGCAATGGGAGCCAAACTACACCCCAAAACCAAAGTTAAGAACGGTATAATGGAAGATGAGGCTTCTACTCTCTTAAAGCGATTCTTTATACAGAGAAGAAACCTCAACTAAAATAAGGTTTTTATTAAGACGTATGTTTAACTTCTTCTGGAATATCCCACATATTTTCTAATTCCTCCAAAGATTTCCCTTTAGTTTCAGGAATGAACTTGTAAGTGAAGATAATTATCCCCAGAATAAATGCCGAGAAGATAAAATAAGGTAAAGATCCATTCCAATATGCATTATTGTTCACTTCGCTTTCGGCAACCATTGGGAATGCCTGAGTTACTACATAATTCGCCGCCCATTGCGCTGCAACTGCTATAGACATTGCTGCACTACGAATATTATTCGGGAACATTTCAGAAAGAATTACCCATACTACAGGCCCCATAGACATTGCGAAAGAAGCAATGAATAATAGCACTCCAATTAAGGATAAAATCCCAACAGACCCTGTCATTAAAGTTCCTCCAAGTAATAAGAACCCTGCTAACATCCCAAAAGAACCAATAAATATAAGCGGCTTTCTACCAAATTTATCTACTGTTGCCATAGCAACAAATGTGAACACCAAATTAATCGCAGCTAATAATACCTGCTGCTTTAAAACATCTTCCTTACCAAAACCTAATGCCTGTTCAAAAATATCTGCACCATAATATAGCACTGCATTTATTCCTGTAAATTGTTGAAGTACAGATAAAATAGTTCCTATTACTATTATAGAGAAAACTCCTTTAGCAAAAAGGCTAATTTTAACTTTACTCTTGTCTTTCTGTAAAGATCTTTCTATTTCACCAAATTCAATATTCGCTGCTTCTGCACCATGAATTCTCGTAAGTACGCTTACAGCATTCTCCTTTAAACCTTTCATTGCAAGCCAACGTGGACTTTTAGGAACGAAGAATAAAAGAACTAGGAATAACATGCTTGGTATAAGTTCAGACCAGAACATCCATCTCCAACCTGTTTGAATATTTTCTTCTACCGTAGCGTTTTGCCCTATCATATAGGTAACTAAGAATACTACAAAGAAACCAACTACAATGGCTAATTGATAATAACTCACTAAAGTACCTCTAATCTTTGCTGGTGCTATCTCTGCAATATAAGTTGGCGCATTCATTGATGCAATACCAATTCCTAATCCACCAATAATTCTAAAGACCACTAATAATGAAACAGACTGCGGCAAGAATTCTGGCAGTCCAGAACCCCAAGCAGATAATGAGAATAATATAGAGGAGATAATAAGAGAATATTTTCTTCCTATTCCCTTACTTAGAGGCCCTGCTACAATGGCTCCAACAAAACACCCTAATAAAGCACTTCCAACAACCCATCCTTTCATTCCGGCATCGAGATCGAAATACTGACTGAAAAAATATTGAGATCCGTTTATTACACCGGTATCATATCCAAAAAGTAATCCACCTAGAGCAGATACAATGGTTATTAGAATAAGGTAAGTTTTATTTTTCATGAAAGTTATTTTGAAGAAGGGATAAATCTACATTAATATGTTTAAAAACTTTTACAATTTGGTGACTTTGATATAGTCTACATAAAATTTAGCAGGAAAAATAGCATCATCCACCTCTGGACCTCCAAAATTTCCACCTACTGCCAAATTTATTAAAAAATAGAAAGGTTTACGAAAAGGATATTCCTTCTCATCATAATTTTCTGGCGTAAAAGTATAAACTAAGTTTCCATCTACAGAGAAACTAATGTGATCTTCTGTCCATTCTGTTCTATAAATATGATATCCTTCCTCTATATCTCTTAGAGTGGTTTTCTTTGAATTTATAGTTTCTCCATGGCTTGCAGGAGTATGCAACGAGGTATAAAGCGTATGAGGCTCTTTCCCTACATATTCCATAAGATCTATTTCTCCAGAAGCAGGCCATCCAACTTCAGAAATATCTGCCCCCAACATCCATAAAGCTGGCCAGATTCCCTGACCCGTGGCTACTTTAGCTCGAATTTCAATATTTCCATATTTAAATTCAACCTTATCTTTTGTATTGATCTTTCCGGAATAATACTTATCACCGTCTTTAACAGCGGTGATCACTAATTTTCCATTTTCCAATTCAACAAAATCTCTGCTATAGATCTGGCGTTCTGCATTACCCCAACCACAAAGATCCGGGCAACCATCTCCCTCTTCATAACTCCAATTATCCATATTTAACTGATCCTTATTAAAAGTATCTTTAAATATAACTTTAGAGCATGAAGTAAGCGTGTTAGCGGCAATAAGCAATATTGCAATGCTGGAAATTTTGAAATTTTTCATAGAGCTAATTAATTCAAACTAAAGGTGATTTTTTTCAAGTCTTTGGAATTTCCTCCTATCATTACATCAAAATCTCCTACTTCAGATTCCCATTTCTTGTTAGCAGTGTAATATTGTAGCATCTTTTCTGTAATAGTAAAAGAAACATTTTTAGTTTCCCCCGGTTGTAGAGAGATCATTTCAAACCCTTTTAACTCCTTAACAGGTCTAGTTGTTGTTCCCACAAGATCGTGAAGATAAAGTTGTACCACTTCCTTACCTGCTACTTTCCCTATATTAGTTACAGGAATAGTTACAGTAAGAGTCTCTTCGGCATTCATAGCCTCAGAAGATATTGCTATATCTCCATATTTAAAAGTGGTATAGCTTAACCCAAAACCAAATGGATATAAAGCATCTTTAGCAACATCTGTATAATGAGAATAAGTTACATGTTCGGCATTTGAAGGTCTCCCTGTATTCTTTTGATTGTAATACAACGGCTCCTGCCCTACAGATCTTGGAAAAGATACCGGCAATTTACCTGAAGGGTTATACGTTCCGAAAAGAACATCTGCAATAGCATTCCCACTTTCTGTCCCTAAGAACCAAGCCTCAACAATAGATGGAATATTCTCTGCAGACCACGTAATTTCTAATGGGCGACCATTTAGAAGTACTAAAGCGATATTTTTGTTTACCTTAAAAACCGCTTCCAGTAATTCTTGCTGAAGACCGGCCAATTTGATACTAGCCTGACTTCTACCTTCTCCACTTTGAAAAGCATCTTCACCTAGAACCATAACCACCATTTCAGACTTCTTAGCCATTTCTATAGCTTTGCTAAAACCAGATCGATCTGTTTTATTGATCTCTAAAGGCATTAAAAAACTGCGTTCACCAACACCCAATGTAGTTCCCTGGGCATAATTGATCTTAACGTTTTTACCCGCTGCACTTTTTATACCTTCTAATACTGATACTGCAGAATTGGCTTCTCCTTGAGCTCTCCAATTTCCAATAGGACTGTCCTTATCATCTGCTAAAGGCCCAATTACAGCAATAGATCTTACTGAAGATTTTATAGGAAGCAAAGAAGACTCATTTTTAAGAAGTACTATAGACTTTTTAGCGGCATCTCGAGCCACTGCCTCATGCTCTTTATAAGAAATATTCTTAGCCACTTTAGGGTCTGAATATCTATATGGATCTTCAAATAACCCCATCATAAATTTTACACGAAGCACTCTTTTTACAGCATCGTTTATATTGGCAATATCTACTTTACCTTCATTTACCAACGCTACAAGACTAGTTTCATAAGCTCCGCCTTCCATATCCATATCACTTCCGGCGTTAATAGCAATTTCTGCAGCTTGTTTTTTATCTTTTGCTACCCCGTGGTTTATCATCTCTGGAATAGAACCCCAATCTGAAACCATAAATCCGTCCCAGTTCCAAGCACCTTTTAAAATGTCTCTTTGTAGGGTTTTGTTTCCGGTAGAAGGAATTCCATCAATTTCATTAAAAGAATTCATAAAAGTTGCTACTCCGGCATCTGCAGCATCCTTAAATGGCGGTAAGACAACGTTGTGAAGTACGTTTTCTCCAATATTAACAGTGTTATAATCTCTACCTGCTTCTGCCAATCCGTAACCGGCAAAATGTTTTGCTGTAGCCGCAATGGTTAATTGATCAGCAAGATCATCTCCTTGATATCCCTTAACTTTTGCAATAGCAACCTGACCTGTTAGGTAGGTATCTTCTCCCGAGCTTTCCATAATTCTACCCCATCTTGCATCTCGGGATATATCAATCATAGGGGAAAAGGTCCAGTTTATTCCATTTGCTACAGATTCTATAGCAGAAATTCTTGCTGTTTTCTCCATGGCTTCAAGATCCCAACTCGCTGTTTCCCCAAGAGGCACAGGAAAAATGGTTTTATATCCATGAATCACATCATATCCAAATATCAATGGAATTTTCATTCTAGAATTTTCCATTATCATTTTTTGGGCTTCTCTGGTAGCATCTACAGATAGCACATTCAGCATAGATCCTACAAGACCTTTTTTAAGATTGCTCTCTTTTTGTTTACCATCAAGTTCTGAAGCGGGTCCGGTAAGATCCCAACTTCCGTTATATTGAACCAGCTGACCTACTTTTTCTTCTAAGGTCATCATTGCAAGAACAGAATCTACTTTGGTTTCTACATTCTTAACGGAACTTTGGATTTTAGAATTTTGAGCAAATAATGAAATTCCACCGCATAAAAGACATAGGGTAAGTAAGCTATAGTTTCTCATTTGTATAAAATAAAATCCCGGGGGAAACCTAAATTTCCCCGAGATTGTTGGCTTAAAAAAATTGTAATTACTTATAAATTCTAACGTAATCTATCTCCATAGAAGATTCTTGGAAAGCAGGATCTATTGCTCCTCCAAGGCTACCACCCATAGCTACATTTAGCAAAAGATAGAAATCGTCCTGAAATGGCGTAGAAGTATCATTATCAAATTCTAGATGCGGAACTCCGTCTAAAAGGAAAGTGATCTTATCTGCTGTCCACTCTACTTCATAGATATGAAATTCTGAAGTAGCATCATTAACTCCTGTAACATCTCCTACAATAGCATTACCTCCCGAATTACCAGGCAGGTGAAGTGCAGATGAAACTCTACCAGGGGTATTCCCAACATATTCCATTATATCCATTTCTCCAACTCCAGGCCATGATTGCTCTGGAAAGTCTGCGCCAAGCATCCAAATTGCAGGCCATGTTCCACCTCCAGAAGTAAGTTTTGCGCGTACAGAAACTCTACCATAAGTGAATTCTTGTTTATTATTTGTAGTGATTCTTGCTGAAGTAAAGTTAAATCCACTTGTAGATTCTCTTTTAGCAGTGATTATAAGATTACCATCTGCAACTTTTACATTTTCTTCAGAATCTGTATAATATTGAGCTTCTCCATTTCCCCAACCATTGTCACCATTTCCTATATCATAGTTCCAATTGTTAGTATCTAATGCATCTCCATCAAACTCATCAGACCAAGATAAATCCTGAAATTGAGATTCAAATTCTTCTTCTACAGGAGCATCACCAAGAGTAGTAGTAAATTTTAAATACCAAGCTAATCCAGGATCGTTACCCATAATAGCTCTCACATATAAGGTAGTTTCTGTAATAGATAAAATCTCGTAAGAACTTGCACCTATGTAATAACTCATAAATCCACCGTCTGCTATATTAATAACAGTACCACTAGTTTGATCTGCTGGAAGACCAGAAGTTGAAGGGGATAATGAAACATTTTTAGTTCCTGAACCATCAAATGCTAAACAAGCATCATCTCCGCCAGAACCACCAAAATCTGCAGCATAAGAAGCGTTAAAGAAAGTAGCTCCATTGTTATTATAATCGTAAACTAGATCCTCTCCATTTAAACTAAAAGTTAACTCATCTGTATAGAAACAAGAAGTGCTTTCTCCAGCTTTGTCAAATGGCGGTGCAGCGTAATAGATTGGTGATGCAAACCCATCTCCTGAAGATGGACCAACTCCTAAATGTCCAGGCTGTGATGCTGCCACATACCAGGTTTTAGAATCTCCACCAGATAATAATTGTGCCGTTTCAGGATCACTAAAGTCACTAAAAACAGTAACAGTTGTCATTTTATTTGAAGGAACTCCTCCGGCTCCTGTTGCTATAACTTGAACTGTATAATCATTAACACCGTTCTTATTGAAGCTATGTGAGGCTGTTCCGCTTGGAGAAACTAATGTAAACCCATCTCCAAACACGTATTTATACGTCATTGCATCGTCTGCAGAAGCGGTGAAATTAACTGTTCCACTACCATCACCATATGGCATATCTGCATATTGCCCTACAACCTCAAAATCTATTACTAGATTAGAAGGTACGGTAACTTTTCCTAATTTATAATCGTCATCCTGACAGCTTACCGTCAAACCGATCGCAAAAAGAAAAAATAATATATTCTTAAACTTTTTCATCTTTATATTTTTAGTTACTTCCAAAAGTGATGTTGTCAAAATAAACTACGTTATCTGCATCTCTATCTTGAAAATCAGGGAAGATAATTATTTGGGTGATCACTCCTGTAACACCAGCACCAATACTTCCTGAAAGATCAAAGGTTAGTTCTTCCCATTCATTTATCTTAGTATTTGGAACCAAGATCTCTAGTTGAGCTTCTCCATTTGCTTCAGAAAATTTAAGACCTACATTACTAATAGTAGTTTTGTAAACCATCACCTTTACGATCTTATTAGAAGCATCAAATTTAAAATCTCCTAGATCTGCATTTCTTTTAGACTCTACACCCGCATAAGGCTGGCCATCTTTCAAGGCGGTAAATTTAGCCACTTTTGAAGATGTATTAATTCCGGTCTTACTTGGATTATCTACGATCTCTAATGCAGGATTTCCTGCATTTTCAAATACGTTCCAAGTGAAATTTGCACCGTAACCACCAGCTTCAAAATTAATTGGGCTGTAAGGAGCTGTACCACTAGGAGTTTCTCCTCCGTTATCTGTTCCACCTCCTGTTGTAGTTCCAGATTTAGAAAAATATAGATTGTCTATAAAAAAGGTACCTCCAACTTCTGGCTGAACATCAAATTTAAATTGGAAAATATCGTTTAGGCTAAGGTTCTGATCTGTGAAGTCTTTTAAAGATATCTCTAAACTATTCCACTTATTTGGTGCTACATTTAAAGCAACTTTTTGTTCTCCAGAAGCTTTACTGATCAAGTAAAAATCTATAGAAGTATAATCTCCAGACCATACATCTATATGAACTTTATCAAAACCTGTTACATCTATTTCTTCACCAAGGTCTATCCCTTGGTAATTAACATCACTATATTTAATAGCAGCGTTTCCTCCCGGAGTTACCATTTCATATTGTGTAGACTGTCCCCAGTCTGGATAATAATTAACAGCTGAAGGATCTCCATAAGCGTCACTAAAAATAGATCTTACATTAGCAGATGCTGCAGAAGGTGTTGGAGCGGCTGTTGTTGGTTCTTTAGAAGTTTCACCTCCGTCTGTTCCACCATTTCCATTCAACTCAATATCATCTATATAAAAATCTCCAGCAGTTGTTCCTGCAAAGTCTAAGAAGATAGAGAAAGAGTCATATTTTCCTGTTGGAACAAAAGGTGCTCCGTTCTCACCATCTCCATTTACAAAACTCTTTCTAGCATTAGTTGCAAAGTCAAAAGTTAGCTCTTCCCAACCAGTTCCACCATGATTTACTTCCACTTCATTAGCTCTTTCTCCATTAACACCAGCCTCTAATTTAAATAATACAGGATAAGCGGTCATAGAATAAACTTTCATAGTAATAGTTTTACTTGCACTAGAAAAGTCCATAGCTTCATCAAGCTGCACTGTAAGAGCTTCGTATTGCTCTCCATTATTGGTTACTTTACCAACTTTAGTATCGCTATTATTAATTCCAGATTGATTTGGGTTGGTTACAACTTCAAAAGTAGTACCAGTAGTTGCAGCTGCATATGCTAAATCTCCATCAAAATTCAAAGGTAATTTCAAAGGATCTCCATTATCTACAGCAGCTTTCATAATATCATCTATGTAGAAAGTACCATCCATTGTTCCTCCACCATCAACAAATAATGTTAGGATAGAATATTGTCCTGTAGGAACAAATGCTTCACCTACACCTTGATTCCCATCTATATAACTTTTTGTAGCACTAGTTGCAAAATTGAATGTCATTACTTCCCATCCTGTTCCACCATGCGTTGCTACTACTTCATTTTGGCGCTCATCATTAACACCACCTTCAAACTTCATTAATACAGACACTTCTTTCTGAGACCAGAATTTTATTGTAATTGTCTTATTATCTCCACTAAAATCTACCGGTGTTCCCAATTCGAAAGATCCACCTTCATATGCTACACCACTGTTTGTAATAGCGCCAACTTTAGTTTCAGCTGTATTTGCTCCAGAAAGATCTGGATTAGTGACCACTTCAAACGATGCTCCATCAAATGTTACAAATTCATAGTTAACAGTTGCATCATCAAAAGTTATAGGGAATTTCATTGCATTAGAAGCACCAGTAATTGAGATTTCTTCTGTGTATTCTAAGGTAGCTGCTCCGGCACCTCTAGCAACAACTCTTACGGTATAATCTCCTACTTCTGCATAGATATGAGTTGCAGTTTCTCCATTCATAATAGTTGTAGGCTCTTCATCTTCCATATCTCCAAAGTAAACATCGTACACGGTAGCATTGGTTGCGGTAGGTGTAACCATCACTTCATAAGGATTGGTTCCTGAGATTGCAACATCTACATTTAGATTTTCTGGAGCATCCATAGAGATTGTCACCACTCTTACCAATTCACTTTTTAAACCGGTAAGACCAATAGCAACAATTCTTAAATTAAATTCTCCTTCTGCATACGTATGAGTTGCTGTTTCACCCGGATTAAGGATGGTAGGAGTTTCGTCAGTTTCATCTCCAAAATAAACCTCAAATTGCGTAGCACCGTTTGCCGTTGGCATAACAGTTACTAAACCTTTTTCGTCTTGAGAGATATCAAATTTCGCATTTACGTCTGTAGGTGCAG is from Gillisia sp. Hel1_33_143 and encodes:
- a CDS encoding PKD domain-containing protein, giving the protein MKYIKHLLVLFLVSIVTVSCDDEEVSYALDDLSAPTDVNAKFDISQDEKGLVTVMPTANGATQFEVYFGDETDETPTILNPGETATHTYAEGEFNLRIVAIGLTGLKSELVRVVTISMDAPENLNVDVAISGTNPYEVMVTPTATNATVYDVYFGDMEDEEPTTIMNGETATHIYAEVGDYTVRVVARGAGAATLEYTEEISITGASNAMKFPITFDDATVNYEFVTFDGASFEVVTNPDLSGANTAETKVGAITNSGVAYEGGSFELGTPVDFSGDNKTITIKFWSQKEVSVLMKFEGGVNDERQNEVVATHGGTGWEVMTFNFATSATKSYIDGNQGVGEAFVPTGQYSILTLFVDGGGTMDGTFYIDDIMKAAVDNGDPLKLPLNFDGDLAYAAATTGTTFEVVTNPNQSGINNSDTKVGKVTNNGEQYEALTVQLDEAMDFSSASKTITMKVYSMTAYPVLFKLEAGVNGERANEVEVNHGGTGWEELTFDFATNARKSFVNGDGENGAPFVPTGKYDSFSIFLDFAGTTAGDFYIDDIELNGNGGTDGGETSKEPTTAAPTPSAASANVRSIFSDAYGDPSAVNYYPDWGQSTQYEMVTPGGNAAIKYSDVNYQGIDLGEEIDVTGFDKVHIDVWSGDYTSIDFYLISKASGEQKVALNVAPNKWNSLEISLKDFTDQNLSLNDIFQFKFDVQPEVGGTFFIDNLYFSKSGTTTGGGTDNGGETPSGTAPYSPINFEAGGYGANFTWNVFENAGNPALEIVDNPSKTGINTSSKVAKFTALKDGQPYAGVESKRNADLGDFKFDASNKIVKVMVYKTTISNVGLKFSEANGEAQLEILVPNTKINEWEELTFDLSGSIGAGVTGVITQIIIFPDFQDRDADNVVYFDNITFGSN